A single genomic interval of Aphidius gifuensis isolate YNYX2018 linkage group LG6, ASM1490517v1, whole genome shotgun sequence harbors:
- the LOC122859895 gene encoding putative nuclease HARBI1, producing the protein MEGVIGDNESDTSDDDDDVRERQHIHKIQNYVEHTIPLYDNETFQSHFRLQRPEVYRLIERYQQTNYLVNNDSNETAITHEKAFLLTLYYLANTETFLEISDRFDLSMSSAHRVLQNTLDFIISLQDEYLVWPHNREDKREISQRFSKIQNIHGVIGAINGCHIRIKRPMEQQRDYFSRKQFHSIVIQAVATSNNIITDVHIGEPRSMHDSRVLRRSPIYAAAHDNPDFFDGYFLLGDSAYANLPWLVPPFRDNGHLTDKEREFNYRHSSTRVRIEHTFGLLKCRFRRLNKFNNLLLDIIIRCTMASCILHNILTIARINNINIDDDSDDDNNNDNDDYNDNERVFVEDRRQYIFQNMFVDRE; encoded by the exons ATGGAA gGTGTAATAGGTGATAATGAATCAGATActtctgatgatgatgatgatgtacgTGAACGTCAAcatattcataaaattcaaaattacgTTGAACACACTATCCCTTTGTATGATAATGAGACATTTCAAAGTCACTTCAGACTTCAAAGGCCTGAAGTATATAGATTAATtg aACGATATCAACAAACCAATTATTTAGTAAACAATGATTCAAATGAAACAGCAATTACTCATGAAAAAGCTTTTCTATtaactttatattatttggcTAATACTGAAACTTTTCTTGAGATTTCTGATCGGTTCGATTTGTCAATGAGTTCTGCTCACCGCGTTTTGCAAAACACATTAGATTTTATTATCTCTTTACAAGATGAGTATCTTGTATGGCCACATAATCGAGAAGATAAGAGAGAAATAAGTCAAAGGTTTagcaaaatacaaaatattcatGGAGTAATTGGTGCAATTAATGGCTGTCACATCCGTATCAAAAGACCAATGGAGCAACAACGTGATTATTTCAGCAGGAAACAGTTTCACAGTATTGTAATACAAGCAGTTGCAACcagtaataatataattacagATGTGCACATTGGTGAGCCAAGGTCAATGCATGATTCACGAGTGCTGAGAAGATCACCTATTTATGCAGCAGCTCATGATAACCCTGATTTTTTTGATGGATATTTTTTACTCGGTGATTCAGCTTACGCTAATTTACCCTGGCTTGTTCCTCCATTTAGAGATAATGGACATTTGACTGATAAAGAACGCGAGTTTAATTACAGGCACTCATCAACTCGTGTTAGAATTGAACACACTTTTGGTTTATTAAAATGCAGATTTAgaagattaaataaattcaataacttACTATTGGATATAATAATTAGATGTACCATGGCTTCATGTATTCTCcataatattttaactatAGCTcgaataaacaatattaatattgatgacgatagtgatgatgacaataataatgacaatgatgattataatgatAACGAAAGAGTCTTTGTTGAAGATAGacgtcaatatatttttcaaaacatgTTTGTTGACAGAGAATAG